In a genomic window of Pseudomonas putida:
- a CDS encoding ABC transporter permease encodes MPESLPAGVVEATPANLRRRSRGLFASRGGAWVVSLSVLVSLLALLPIAFVIGVYLDTGWSKVVPLVFRPRVGELMVNTLLLVIFTVPLCIALGVTLAWLTERTNLPGRRAWSLLATAPLAVPAFVHSYAWVSLVPPIHGLFAGVLVSVIAYFPFLYLPVAATLRRLDPAIEDVAESMGLKPWAVFFRVVLPQLRLAICGGALLVGLHLLAEYGLYAMIRFDTFTTAIFDQFKSTFNGPAANLLAGVLALFCLAMLTAESAARGHARYARVGSGSAREQRVVSLNRPITLLALLLQLATCALALGVPLITLGNWLIAGGLEVWNLPELLPALEQTLLFGVAGAALTTCAAIPIAWLSIRSPGRLQRLLEGCNYITSALPGIVVALALVTVTIHFARPIYQTTITVLLAYLLMFLPRALVSLRAGIAQAPVELENMARSLGRSPTHALWLITLRLAAPGAAAGAALVFLAITNELTATLLLAPNGTRTLATGFWAMTSEIDYAAAAPYALMMIVLSLPLTGILYHQSKKTAGR; translated from the coding sequence ATGCCTGAATCCCTGCCGGCAGGTGTCGTGGAAGCGACACCTGCCAACCTGCGTCGACGGTCACGCGGCCTGTTCGCGAGCCGTGGCGGCGCGTGGGTGGTCAGCCTGTCGGTGCTGGTTTCGTTGCTGGCGCTGTTGCCCATTGCCTTCGTCATCGGTGTCTACCTGGATACAGGCTGGAGCAAGGTCGTGCCATTGGTGTTCCGGCCTCGGGTCGGCGAACTGATGGTCAACACGCTGTTGCTGGTGATCTTCACCGTACCTTTGTGCATTGCTCTGGGGGTCACCCTGGCGTGGCTCACTGAGCGCACCAATCTGCCGGGCCGTCGTGCCTGGTCGTTGCTGGCGACCGCACCACTGGCGGTGCCAGCATTCGTGCACAGCTATGCCTGGGTCAGCCTGGTGCCACCGATTCACGGGCTGTTTGCCGGGGTTCTCGTTTCGGTCATCGCCTACTTCCCGTTCCTGTACCTGCCGGTTGCCGCGACTTTGCGTCGACTCGACCCGGCCATCGAAGATGTCGCCGAGTCCATGGGGCTCAAGCCCTGGGCGGTGTTTTTCCGGGTGGTACTGCCGCAATTGCGCCTGGCGATCTGCGGCGGCGCCTTGCTGGTGGGCCTGCATTTGCTGGCCGAGTACGGCCTGTACGCGATGATCCGCTTCGACACCTTCACCACGGCGATCTTCGATCAGTTCAAATCCACCTTCAACGGACCTGCCGCCAACCTGCTGGCCGGCGTGCTGGCGCTGTTCTGCCTGGCGATGCTGACCGCCGAATCCGCCGCCCGTGGCCACGCGCGCTACGCTCGCGTCGGCTCCGGCAGTGCCCGGGAGCAGCGTGTGGTCAGCCTGAACCGACCAATCACCCTGCTCGCCCTGCTCTTGCAACTGGCCACCTGTGCCCTGGCCCTGGGCGTGCCCTTGATCACCCTGGGCAACTGGCTGATTGCCGGTGGGCTTGAGGTCTGGAATTTGCCCGAGCTGTTGCCGGCGCTGGAACAGACCCTGCTGTTCGGCGTAGCCGGCGCGGCCCTGACCACCTGCGCCGCGATTCCAATCGCCTGGTTGTCGATTCGCTCGCCGGGCCGGCTGCAACGATTGCTGGAAGGCTGCAACTACATCACCAGCGCCTTGCCGGGCATCGTCGTCGCGCTGGCGCTGGTGACCGTGACCATCCACTTCGCCCGGCCGATCTACCAGACCACTATCACAGTGCTGCTGGCCTACCTGCTGATGTTCCTGCCCCGTGCGTTGGTCAGTCTGCGGGCCGGTATCGCCCAGGCCCCGGTTGAACTGGAGAACATGGCCCGCAGCCTCGGCCGCTCGCCAACTCATGCACTGTGGCTGATTACCTTGCGCTTGGCGGCACCGGGCGCTGCGGCAGGTGCTGCGCTGGTGTTCCTGGCGATCACCAACGAACTGACCGCCACCCTGCTGCTCGCTCCCAATGGCACGCGCACGTTGGCGACCGGTTTCTGGGCCATGACCAGCGAAATCGATTACGCCGCTGCGGCGCCCTATGCCCTGATGATGATTGTGCTGTCGCTTCCGTTGACCGGAATCCTTTATCACCAATCCAAAAAAACGGCTGGCCGATGA
- a CDS encoding iron ABC transporter substrate-binding protein, whose amino-acid sequence MTVRIPTFLKKALLTTALVSAGHVYAADGVGIVVYNAQHEGLTKAWVEGFTQETGIPVTLRNGDDTEMGNQLVQEGAASPADVFLTENSPSMVLVDNAGLFAPVDKTTLEQVDSAYRPAHGKWVGIAARSTVFVYNPSKLTEAQLPKSIMDLADPSWKGRWAASPGGADFQAIVAAMLEQKGEAATLDWLKAMKTNFTAYRGNSSVLKAVNAGQIEGGVIYHYYSLVDQSKTGENSKNTKLYYFKHKDPGAFVSISGGGVLASSKHQEQAQAFLKYITGKDGQAVLKDGKSFEYAVGKDAQSNPKLVPLQQLDAPSVDASKLDSKKAVELMTQAGLL is encoded by the coding sequence ATGACTGTCCGAATCCCGACTTTCCTGAAAAAAGCCCTGCTGACCACCGCACTAGTGAGCGCCGGTCACGTATATGCAGCCGATGGCGTCGGCATTGTGGTGTACAACGCGCAGCATGAAGGTCTGACCAAGGCCTGGGTTGAAGGCTTCACTCAGGAAACCGGTATTCCGGTCACCTTGCGCAATGGCGATGACACCGAGATGGGCAACCAGCTGGTGCAGGAAGGCGCCGCCTCACCGGCGGACGTGTTCCTCACTGAAAACTCGCCTTCCATGGTGCTGGTCGATAACGCTGGCCTGTTTGCACCGGTCGACAAGACCACCCTGGAACAAGTCGATTCGGCCTACCGCCCGGCTCACGGCAAATGGGTGGGAATCGCCGCACGTTCGACGGTATTCGTCTACAACCCGAGCAAGTTGACTGAAGCGCAACTGCCCAAGTCGATCATGGACCTCGCTGATCCTTCCTGGAAAGGCCGCTGGGCCGCGTCCCCGGGTGGTGCTGACTTCCAGGCGATTGTCGCCGCCATGCTCGAACAGAAAGGCGAAGCCGCAACCCTGGACTGGCTCAAGGCGATGAAAACCAACTTCACCGCCTACCGCGGCAACAGTTCTGTGCTCAAGGCAGTGAATGCCGGTCAGATCGAGGGCGGCGTGATTTATCACTATTACAGCCTCGTCGATCAGTCCAAGACCGGCGAGAACAGCAAGAACACCAAGCTGTACTACTTCAAACACAAGGATCCGGGTGCGTTTGTCAGCATTTCCGGCGGCGGCGTCCTGGCCTCCAGCAAACACCAGGAACAAGCCCAGGCGTTCCTCAAGTACATCACCGGCAAGGACGGCCAGGCCGTACTCAAGGACGGCAAATCGTTCGAGTACGCCGTAGGCAAGGACGCGCAATCCAACCCGAAACTGGTGCCTTTGCAGCAGCTTGATGCGCCAAGCGTCGATGCGTCGAAACTCGACAGCAAAAAAGCCGTGGAGCTGATGACTCAGGCGGGACTGCTCTAA